The genomic stretch CACGTAAAGTTGTTGTTGATTTAGTCTACTCATGTTTCCGCCATACCCTGACCCTTGTAAAGGTGAAGACATATTGGCCATAGAATCAGAATATACTACCGAGGAATTGTGTAGATTCGCCATtactgaagttggcattccaaatgATTGTTCCCTTCCAGGCggaggcatggtgaaatttgtcacaaaaggcctagaagtgtttcccacaggagggggtgtcccaacgggcatttgttgtgccctaATGGACGAACTAGGCACACTTTGCGATATTGAAACCGCTGGTATTGACCCTGTTGACGAGGGTACAGCCTCAGACACAGGGACTGATCCCACATTGCCTCATGTCGAAGGGATAAGGTTGGATACTAGGACGGCTTCATTTGGATTCGAActatttggattatttggctgattcgccattttccttactcttgttctttttggtatttctacgtcggatacggctaatttaccgcttctcagtctcatacaaCGAAGAACAAATTTTGACTAACGATTATCTAAGTTTCAAGATTtctgcactgtcccactgggcgtgccaatttgttcgctgtgaattttggcgaacaacctctggtttaccaaaacttatagaattgggttacttgcaggatcaaccacacaaatcctaggacatgtgcaaaatCTAAATAACTTCGTAAATCTCTAGAACGGCGTTTGTATCTTTCATTTTGATTCTCTGAATATTTTATGTCGAAAGATGTTGATGAAAGACGTTTAAAACAGATGTAAATTTGACAAGATTAGGtaaatggcagaaaataactgacgaaatgtaaagtgtcgaaaagaaaatgcagaaagataattgactggaaaacgtaaaatgaatttgtaaagaactttaaactttataaaataaactttgaaggaattggtgtttgtttacacatacatgttccaaatatgactcttttctctcacacgggtactttgagtattttcaggaattttgtacaagtaaaAGTTCACACCCTTTTTCagataacaactaccctatttatatacaaataacataaccGTTACTAACTaccaaatcctaaaactgtgacaaACGGCTTTTCTTcttttcgccagatgcttccacgcgtcttctgccaaacgtcacaactcttcTGAATTTGAATATTTACACTTTACGTCGAAATGACGTCTCTCTCTCCAGACcttgtcgaattgtcgaaattctacaattttgtcgaagtgtcgaacaacACTTATCAACCAAAATCGTTTATCTCATGTCGTCATTTGTCGAAAGAACCATTCTGcacaccaaatctcatggcgtcgaaaacgcacgtatacagCCAATTAGAATGATAACACTAGATACAAAAACCAATCCAATGCCTCCTCTTTAAATTAGAGAGCGATCGACAATTGGTCTGACACCAAtactttaatgtgtttttatttttattttaaagtAGGGTAATTTTAAAATTTATCTAAAATATGAGTTATTTTGAGTTATTTTTGTAAAACTGATTTATGTGGATAAAAAATTCAATAAGAAACACGTGACAAATACTTTTTATTagttattttaattattaaatgagattaattactatataCTGTCAGTGTAAAATGTTTTACACTATcaattcatcaccatcacccatttgcattattttataaatttttaaaataaaagtcaaacttgtttcaATATTCAAGGTTTATTATTAACTGACGGAATGTCATTGTATTTCAAATAAACTCttattaaatatatatttttgttaGTTAATTAAATCATAAAAATACTAATTAAAAAAGAGATATTAGAAGATAATGTGAAAATTATATGATGATAAGGTAAAATCTAATTTTTGTTCATCGTTGAACTCGCCCACAACATCCACGAAGTTGAAACAGAAATGAGAAGCTTCGACATGGAAAGTGAAAAGCTTGAGATGTTCGAAGTTGGACCATGCAAAGATTCTTACGAAATGGGTTTCTTAATAGGCCAAAGATTCTCCCAACGAATCAAAAACCGAGTTGCCGGAGACACCATTCTTCAAAATCAGCTTCGACCTTTTGCTCAAACTCCTCAATCAGAATCACTTCTAAAACACCTTTTTGATAACAATCAAAGCAAATTCCCAATGTATTGGGATGAACTCTTGGGGACTTCAGTAGGAAGTGGTGTGCCTCTCCTTGATGTAATTGCAATAAACCACTTTTATTTGTTGGATTATATCTGTTCTGCACCGACATCTTTGAAGAAAGACATGTCTGGTGTCTGATACGTGTTTGTCTGATACGTGTTTGACACAGACACATTGTGTCTTTGATAGTGTAATGTTTATTAATGTCTGTTTAATTTCTTATTTTTAAGCAGATTTTACTTATTAACTTCAAGAAGGAGATTCTAGCATTTGTTCCAAAAGAAGGAGTAAAAAGTTTACAAGATGATTCCTCGAACGAGTGTTCTGATGTTCTTCTTGTTGCTGAATCTATGGCTATTGCTGCACACAATGAAGATGCAAATGTTAGCCTTGTTGGTCACACGTAAGATTTTAGAGATTCATTCATATATAGTTCATATTGGAATTATTGAAAATATTCTAAATCTCACATTAGTTAGTCAAAGATAGAGCTTGAAATAACTTAGGTCAAACTCGATTAGCAGAGTCTGAGCCTGGTTTAAGATCTGTTTGATCACCTGCAGTTAGTTTTCCGCTATCAGGTCAACCACCATTTATTTTCAAGCTCTAACTGTCTTGTCCTATGCGTGAGGGTGTGTATTAAGAGTCGTATATCGGATAATATATGATATGAGCATGTGCTTATAAGTAGGGACGATCCTCGGGATGAATGAAGCAAAACTCTAATTCTATACTTTTTGTTTTGGAATTTTAATAAAATGGTGTTATGAGTATTTTCTTCTTCTAATCTTTTATGGAGTTTATGTATGCAGCTACATAATCAAAGGAATATTGCCGGATGGAATGTTCTTCGTTGGTTATACATATGCCGGAGAGCTTCCAAGTTCTGCATTTGCTTTTAATAGCAACGGATTGGTGTTCACTCTGAATGCAGTACCACCTGCTGAAGATGAAATTGTAGGAGGTGGAATTGGGCGCAACTTCATTTCTCGACACATTCTTGAAGCTCAAGGCATTGACGATGCTATAAATGTTCGATTTTGCAGTCCTTGCATTTCTATAAATAAATTCATTTTTATGTACTCTTATGAATTTGATGTTTACAATATGTTACGTTCCTTTTGTTTCTTCAGAGGATTCGTTCGTCAGAAGTTTCGGTGGGACATTCATATAACCTGATTGAGTTAA from Lathyrus oleraceus cultivar Zhongwan6 chromosome 7, CAAS_Psat_ZW6_1.0, whole genome shotgun sequence encodes the following:
- the LOC127106123 gene encoding uncharacterized protein LOC127106123 isoform X1 translates to MRSFDMESEKLEMFEVGPCKDSYEMGFLIGQRFSQRIKNRVAGDTILQNQLRPFAQTPQSESLLKHLFDNNQSKFPMYWDELLGTSVGSGVPLLDILLINFKKEILAFVPKEGVKSLQDDSSNECSDVLLVAESMAIAAHNEDANVSLVGHTYIIKGILPDGMFFVGYTYAGELPSSAFAFNSNGLVFTLNAVPPAEDEIVGGGIGRNFISRHILEAQGIDDAINRIRSSEVSVGHSYNLIELNTHRIVNVETASKKRISIHEVGETPFFHANMYRHLHISQAQDESSISRLKRANVMTKTTREDFLSILGDADNEKYPIYMTGPLLHTLCTAVIDLDEQTLSIIEGNPKKEEASFVFSLSSMNLINDNLV
- the LOC127106123 gene encoding uncharacterized protein LOC127106123 isoform X2 — its product is MRSFDMESEKLEMFEVGPCKDSYEMGFLIGQRFSQRIKNRVAGDTILQNQLRPFAQTPQSESLLKHLFDNNQSKFPMYWDELLGTSVGSGVPLLDILLINFKKEILAFVPKEGVKSLQDDSSNECSDVLLVAESMAIAAHNEDANVSLVGHTYIIKGILPDGMFFVGYTYAGELPSSAFAFNSNGLVFTLNAVPPAEDEIVGGGIGRNFISRHILEAQGIDDAINRIRSSEVSVGHSYNLIELNTHRIVNVETASKKRISIHEVGETPFFHANMYRHLHISQAQDESSISRLKRANVMTKTTREDFLSILGDADNEKYPIYMTGAPGHSAEECKALKSKIQDLIDSEVISFMKVTKNTRNEGFEFGF